CCCAAGCCCGCGGTCACCTTCATGGGCCACCTGGGCGATGTGCTGGCGGACTTCCCGCCGCGAGTTCTGGTTTGTGAGGATGACACCCCGTTGCGCATGCAACTGCGCAGCGTGTTCCGCGGCATTGGCTGCTGCGTCGATGCACCGGAGCTCAGCTCCAATGCTTTCCACGAGATTGAAACCGAGGACTTCGATCTGGTTCTGATGCATTTCACTCAGGCCCTTGTAGATGCCGACAGGGTGGAATTTGCCCCCTGGGCTCGAATCTCCACGCCCTTCATCCTTTTTGACGACGAGGATCGGCGGAGTGAGGCAAAGCGGCTGGGCTTCGAGGGTTTTCACCGGCTGCCCATCACGCCCGGTGATGCGCAACGAATGCTGGGACATCATGTCTACGGCGACCTGATGAAAGGGATGCACTCAATCGGTTGAATTTCGAAGGCAGGCGCAACAGCAAGGCGGGACAAGCATCGGGGAAAACCATGTCTGAGCACATCAATGGGGACGCACAAACTAAGCAGACCTCGGCACAACAAGGTATGCATTCCAAGCATGTCATCGACCGTGCGCCATCGGCCCTCTTTGCCTGCAGCGCCGAGAAAGGCCGACCCCTGCTCTATGCCAGCGAGCGCCTGGGGCACCTGACCGGCCGCCCGATTCACGAATTGCTCGCCGGCAATTGTCACCTCGACCGATTCATTGCGCGGGACGACCTCGTTCGCGTGCGCGACGCGATCAACCGGGCCCTTGGTGCGGGAAACGACTACCAGGTCTCCTACCGCCTGATCAACGAGCAGCTCAACAAGGCGAACTGGGTCATCGAGAGCGGCGCATGCTACACCGGT
This Chrysiogenia bacterium DNA region includes the following protein-coding sequences:
- a CDS encoding response regulator encodes the protein MPLFRPEHLPRFMGGTTFSDRAIREPKPAVTFMGHLGDVLADFPPRVLVCEDDTPLRMQLRSVFRGIGCCVDAPELSSNAFHEIETEDFDLVLMHFTQALVDADRVEFAPWARISTPFILFDDEDRRSEAKRLGFEGFHRLPITPGDAQRMLGHHVYGDLMKGMHSIG